In Haloarcula salinisoli, one genomic interval encodes:
- a CDS encoding metallophosphoesterase — translation MGEESGDRVYYVISDLHIGGDEQLEEVEFLDELLDFLARLAETDENAELVINGDAFGLWEFTKVDGLGKFEVLVDTYPELFEQLHRTGANIDITLLPGNHDHELAAYDEYVERFAEYNVDLVQGQSLTRVVGDQVVHFEHGHQHDPNNAIEAWGDPNATPLGYYYNTLVTSRAGQLSDRGRYNWLKDVQAVTPTERMPVWLLSKYFYREMNPVLRYALVPFLLLFNISAVLAVVAGLDILGIWSTPVTVATTFLAQFGPAGTAVWFLLAANVAITGILLLVAIPLYFLRRDVRQTINRFGIFETGLTVDAEAPYKGAAEEIFAEEPQTSIYCYGHTHRPTMQAVDGGLMVNTGTWLKRLHRRDGIIGILPPVFYPSYQLSAVRIAQAPDGVAVEYEPIQKPSPSPEELTLTERLLTLGRKPDTDLPDRAVVAGEETVETVEAE, via the coding sequence ATGGGCGAGGAGAGTGGCGACCGTGTCTACTACGTTATCAGTGACCTCCACATCGGCGGCGACGAGCAACTAGAGGAGGTCGAGTTTCTCGACGAGTTGCTCGACTTCCTGGCGCGGCTGGCCGAGACCGACGAGAACGCCGAACTGGTGATAAACGGCGACGCCTTCGGGCTCTGGGAGTTCACGAAAGTCGACGGGCTGGGGAAGTTCGAGGTCCTCGTCGACACCTATCCGGAGCTGTTCGAGCAACTGCACAGGACCGGGGCAAACATCGATATCACCCTGCTGCCGGGCAACCACGACCACGAGCTGGCGGCCTACGACGAGTACGTCGAGCGGTTCGCCGAGTACAACGTCGACCTCGTTCAGGGGCAGTCGCTCACGCGTGTGGTGGGTGACCAGGTCGTCCACTTCGAACACGGCCACCAGCACGACCCCAACAACGCAATCGAGGCCTGGGGGGATCCCAACGCGACGCCGCTTGGCTACTACTACAACACGCTCGTCACGAGCCGGGCCGGCCAGCTCTCCGACCGCGGCCGGTACAACTGGCTGAAGGACGTCCAGGCGGTGACACCCACCGAGCGGATGCCGGTGTGGCTGCTCTCGAAGTACTTCTATCGGGAGATGAACCCCGTGCTCCGGTACGCGCTGGTACCCTTCCTCCTGCTTTTCAACATCAGCGCCGTCCTCGCCGTGGTCGCGGGGCTCGATATCCTCGGCATCTGGTCGACGCCGGTCACCGTCGCGACGACGTTTCTCGCGCAGTTCGGCCCGGCTGGGACAGCCGTCTGGTTCCTGCTCGCGGCCAACGTCGCCATCACCGGCATCCTGTTGCTCGTCGCTATTCCGCTGTACTTCCTCCGACGTGACGTCCGGCAGACGATAAACCGCTTTGGCATCTTCGAGACCGGCCTCACCGTCGATGCCGAGGCGCCCTACAAGGGGGCCGCCGAGGAGATATTCGCCGAGGAGCCCCAGACCTCCATCTACTGCTACGGCCACACGCACCGCCCGACGATGCAGGCCGTCGACGGCGGTCTCATGGTGAACACCGGGACGTGGCTCAAGCGACTCCACCGTCGCGACGGTATCATCGGCATCCTCCCACCAGTGTTCTACCCGTCCTACCAGCTCTCGGCGGTCCGTATCGCACAGGCGCCCGACGGCGTCGCCGTAGAGTACGAGCCCATCCAGAAACCCAGCCCGAGCCCGGAGGAGCTCACGCTCACCGAACGCCTGCTCACGCTGGGCCGGAAACCCGATACGGACCTCCCCGACCGCGCGGTGGTGGCCGGCGAGGAGACGGTCGAAACCGTCGAAGCCGAGTGA
- a CDS encoding DUF4352 domain-containing protein, whose product MDTPPSSTDDRSRRRYLSSLVGAVGALSLAGCAADDATDSDPPSTSASTPTGTPSAGSTDRPAVGDVVEGDRLAMVAYSVGRSADFETLEVLNGDGHVVVDVAVKNTHDSEYVGLSYHGGFTLRDGESREYGATVVGPTPRLHAGELAPGEVARGFVTFDRVPPDATGLTLEVTPTTEPSGAGTATITLESDGTGRTLTHDFAVPVHELGEPTEYEDTRFTATEVRTSTGSDTASPAPGNEFVFVDIIVENTGSDELFLNHVLQATLKDSEGRTYDFSPTAVRTIDNGAVSMTVAPGNRERAELGFEVEAGVEPLYLVMDLDDVWVGGRRFYQLR is encoded by the coding sequence ATGGATACTCCGCCTTCTTCAACCGATGACCGGAGCCGCCGGCGGTACCTCTCCTCGCTCGTCGGTGCCGTCGGCGCGCTGTCGCTCGCCGGCTGCGCCGCCGACGATGCCACGGACTCGGACCCACCGTCTACCTCTGCGTCAACGCCGACCGGCACGCCGTCGGCGGGGAGCACCGACCGCCCAGCAGTGGGCGACGTCGTCGAAGGCGACCGGCTCGCCATGGTCGCCTACAGTGTCGGTCGGTCGGCGGATTTCGAGACCCTGGAGGTGCTCAACGGCGATGGACACGTCGTCGTCGACGTGGCCGTCAAGAACACGCACGATAGCGAGTACGTCGGCCTTTCGTATCACGGGGGATTCACGCTTCGGGACGGCGAGTCCAGAGAGTACGGCGCGACGGTGGTCGGTCCCACCCCCCGGTTACACGCCGGCGAGCTCGCTCCCGGCGAAGTCGCACGTGGCTTTGTCACGTTCGACAGGGTACCACCGGACGCGACGGGGCTGACCCTCGAAGTCACGCCCACGACGGAGCCCTCCGGCGCTGGTACGGCGACTATCACCCTCGAATCGGACGGAACGGGCCGAACGCTCACCCACGACTTCGCGGTGCCGGTCCACGAGCTGGGCGAACCCACCGAGTACGAGGACACGCGCTTTACCGCGACCGAAGTCCGCACGTCGACCGGCAGTGATACTGCCAGCCCGGCCCCGGGGAACGAGTTCGTCTTCGTGGATATCATCGTCGAGAACACCGGTTCGGACGAGCTCTTTCTCAACCACGTCCTCCAGGCGACGTTGAAGGACAGCGAGGGTCGGACGTACGACTTTTCCCCCACCGCCGTGCGGACCATCGATAACGGGGCCGTGTCCATGACCGTCGCCCCGGGCAACAGGGAACGAGCGGAACTCGGATTCGAAGTCGAGGCCGGTGTCGAACCCCTGTATCTGGTTATGGACCTCGACGACGTCTGGGTGGGCGGCCGGCGGTTCTACCAGCTCCGGTGA
- a CDS encoding DUF4352 domain-containing protein has product MDNGGADDGTVAPTPSRRGYLHTLAGLTGAGALAGCSSDDVDPPEQVDDESDEDASPTATDTASGGGTPEQSTGGTAGAALGDVIEGDRLALVAYSAERTTTVGEYSEADDGNEFVVVDMAAKNKADSEYINFSSFLQLTVRDSESYEYDQSFILSDAELDSGELAPGEVTRGIVAFEVPREASGLTLTVDLDDSLFSYDSATVDLDRQGSGRTLTQDLAVPVYDLGDTVAYEDTELTVNSVWTSMGSDYFTPDAGNEFVVIDITVANTGSEELTVSTLLQLSLKSEAGRSYDTSFVGSSVLDREFSQGTPIQPDSKRRGEIAFEAPRGLSPLYLVMDFDYLAEGDRTFFELR; this is encoded by the coding sequence ATGGATAATGGTGGCGCTGACGATGGCACCGTCGCCCCGACACCGAGCCGCCGAGGGTATCTGCACACACTGGCCGGGCTCACCGGCGCCGGTGCACTCGCCGGTTGTTCGTCGGACGACGTCGACCCGCCCGAGCAGGTCGACGACGAGTCCGACGAGGATGCCAGTCCGACGGCGACCGACACGGCCTCGGGAGGGGGAACGCCCGAGCAGTCGACGGGCGGGACTGCCGGCGCCGCCCTGGGCGACGTCATCGAAGGGGACCGGCTGGCGCTTGTGGCCTACAGCGCCGAGCGGACGACGACCGTCGGCGAGTACAGCGAGGCCGACGACGGCAACGAGTTCGTCGTCGTCGACATGGCCGCGAAGAACAAAGCCGACAGCGAGTACATCAACTTCTCCTCGTTTCTCCAGCTGACCGTCAGGGACAGTGAGTCCTACGAGTACGACCAGTCGTTTATTCTCTCGGATGCGGAACTCGACAGCGGTGAACTGGCGCCCGGCGAAGTGACTCGGGGTATCGTCGCCTTCGAGGTGCCCCGGGAAGCGTCGGGGTTGACACTCACTGTCGACCTCGACGACTCGCTGTTCAGCTACGACAGCGCGACGGTCGACCTCGATAGACAGGGCTCCGGGCGCACCCTCACGCAGGACCTCGCGGTCCCCGTCTACGACCTCGGCGACACCGTCGCCTACGAGGACACCGAACTCACGGTAAACTCCGTTTGGACGTCGATGGGGTCCGACTACTTCACGCCCGACGCCGGCAACGAGTTCGTCGTTATCGATATCACGGTCGCGAACACGGGCTCGGAGGAGCTGACCGTCTCGACGCTCCTCCAGCTGTCACTCAAGTCCGAAGCGGGCCGCTCGTACGACACGTCGTTCGTCGGCTCGAGCGTACTCGACCGTGAGTTCTCACAGGGCACGCCGATTCAGCCGGACAGCAAGCGCCGGGGCGAAATCGCGTTCGAGGCCCCGCGGGGACTGTCGCCGCTGTATCTGGTGATGGACTTCGACTATCTCGCCGAGGGCGACCGGACGTTCTTCGAACTGCGCTGA
- a CDS encoding digeranylgeranylglycerophospholipid reductase, with protein sequence MRDRFDVVIAGAGPAGGQCARDLAERNYDVLVLETEPEEQFPRPSNKSTAGTFPSAMTAFAIPDEVVMQYTDKVVLESPNDHYTRTQTGAVLEFADFKRFLVEDSREKGATYRFDSRVSAPIMENGEIVGVRYDGDREVYADIVIDATGPAAPLAKKLDVCNLEREHQAIGIEYEFENVAVNHDDYADLRDAMMLRLDHDLAPGGYSWIFHTGEDTAKVGLCYIQNGSHHKYAKEGMGIDDYLEYWLDSDPRFDDAEKISGTQAHRGSAHIQKPKSMSTDRFMAIGDTVPTIDPLWGEGIHKGMKSARAAAATVDAALTPDEPQTDADTLSVYDQLWHRDVAPKHDARLMMTELLYLAPNDRYDELMDDLRRTDSNTLEQINRGDRRAILELTHFSDLSLLAQYAKRRLNR encoded by the coding sequence ATGCGCGACCGCTTTGACGTGGTGATTGCCGGGGCTGGTCCCGCCGGCGGCCAGTGTGCTCGCGACCTGGCCGAGCGGAACTACGACGTGCTGGTGCTCGAGACCGAGCCCGAAGAGCAGTTCCCACGTCCGAGCAACAAATCGACGGCCGGAACCTTCCCGTCGGCGATGACAGCCTTCGCCATCCCCGACGAAGTCGTGATGCAGTACACCGACAAGGTGGTCCTGGAGTCCCCGAACGACCACTACACCCGGACCCAGACCGGTGCAGTCCTCGAATTCGCCGACTTCAAGCGCTTCCTCGTCGAGGACAGCCGTGAGAAGGGCGCGACCTACCGTTTCGACTCGCGGGTGTCGGCCCCCATCATGGAGAACGGCGAGATTGTGGGTGTGCGATACGACGGGGACAGGGAGGTCTACGCCGACATCGTCATCGACGCCACCGGCCCGGCCGCGCCGCTGGCGAAGAAACTCGACGTCTGTAACCTGGAACGGGAGCACCAGGCCATCGGCATCGAGTACGAGTTCGAGAACGTCGCCGTGAACCACGACGACTACGCCGACCTCCGGGACGCGATGATGCTTCGCCTGGACCACGACCTCGCTCCCGGCGGCTACTCCTGGATCTTCCACACCGGCGAGGATACGGCGAAAGTCGGCCTCTGTTACATCCAGAACGGCTCCCACCACAAGTACGCCAAAGAGGGCATGGGTATCGACGACTACCTCGAATACTGGCTGGACTCGGACCCGCGATTCGACGACGCCGAGAAGATCAGCGGCACCCAGGCCCACCGCGGGTCGGCCCACATCCAGAAACCCAAATCGATGAGCACGGACCGATTCATGGCCATCGGCGACACCGTCCCCACCATCGACCCGCTGTGGGGCGAAGGCATCCACAAGGGGATGAAGTCGGCCCGCGCTGCCGCCGCTACCGTCGACGCGGCGCTGACCCCCGACGAACCCCAGACCGACGCCGACACACTCTCGGTCTACGACCAGCTCTGGCACCGTGACGTCGCCCCCAAACACGACGCCCGACTGATGATGACCGAGCTGCTGTATCTCGCCCCCAACGACCGCTACGACGAGCTGATGGACGACCTCCGGCGGACCGACAGCAACACGCTCGAACAGATTAATCGAGGCGACCGGCGCGCTATCCTGGAACTCACGCACTTCTCGGACCTCTCCTTGCTCGCCCAGTACGCCAAACGACGGCTGAATCGCTAG
- a CDS encoding ATP-NAD kinase, producing the protein MSDSPVGVVGDPAVADRLREAGVPVTTGTVDSVPTTERVVTVGEPAVRAVAAAATDPLVVPVAAGRGVRSVSRDDVATAVAGLDEAVTEHHPLFEVSVAGEDVGTVVFDVTAVTAEAARISEYAVETTSDSVGRFRADGVTLATPAGSPGYARRIGGPVIAPAESVGVVAPIAPFQVNPDHWVVSLDGLSVSVERDEATVALYADGDEVTTVACGETARLQQSGALRVAVLEASCSRFH; encoded by the coding sequence ATGAGCGACAGCCCCGTGGGCGTGGTGGGAGACCCGGCGGTGGCCGACCGGCTCCGCGAGGCCGGTGTTCCGGTGACGACTGGGACCGTCGACAGCGTCCCGACGACGGAGCGGGTCGTCACCGTTGGCGAGCCGGCGGTTCGGGCCGTCGCGGCCGCTGCCACCGACCCGCTGGTGGTCCCGGTCGCTGCCGGTCGGGGCGTCCGCTCCGTCTCCCGCGACGACGTCGCCACCGCCGTCGCGGGGCTGGACGAGGCCGTCACGGAACACCATCCGCTCTTTGAGGTGTCCGTGGCCGGTGAGGACGTGGGGACGGTCGTCTTCGACGTGACGGCGGTCACCGCCGAAGCGGCGCGCATCTCCGAGTACGCCGTCGAGACGACATCGGACAGCGTCGGGCGGTTCCGCGCCGACGGGGTGACCCTGGCGACGCCGGCGGGGTCGCCGGGCTATGCGCGACGCATCGGCGGGCCGGTGATTGCGCCCGCCGAGTCGGTCGGCGTGGTCGCCCCCATCGCCCCCTTCCAGGTGAACCCCGACCACTGGGTGGTCTCCCTCGACGGGCTCTCGGTCTCCGTCGAGCGCGACGAAGCGACCGTCGCGCTGTACGCCGACGGTGACGAGGTGACGACGGTGGCCTGCGGGGAGACCGCGCGCCTCCAGCAGTCGGGGGCCCTGCGGGTCGCCGTCCTCGAGGCGAGCTGTTCTCGCTTTCACTGA
- a CDS encoding DUF7313 family protein yields MQPDVILFGPLDTIFGSEAPGGVLVIEYVLLVLVLANFGTRLLAHRRHEAQYEDGGAEAITRHPAHIATNVLLVVTAFFYMTIAHHGGMVMSVLVLGAVVTDFFEFESRKVEARRDIPLERPKGAIVAVLLVAMYAGYQALFWLIKDPWSAVV; encoded by the coding sequence ATGCAGCCAGACGTCATCCTCTTTGGGCCGCTGGACACCATCTTCGGGAGCGAGGCTCCCGGTGGCGTGCTCGTCATCGAGTACGTCCTGCTGGTGCTCGTCCTGGCGAACTTCGGGACGCGCCTGTTGGCCCACCGACGACACGAAGCCCAGTACGAGGACGGCGGTGCGGAGGCTATCACCCGCCATCCGGCACACATCGCAACGAACGTCCTGCTGGTCGTCACCGCCTTCTTCTACATGACCATCGCCCACCACGGCGGGATGGTCATGTCGGTGCTCGTCCTCGGTGCGGTCGTCACCGACTTCTTCGAGTTCGAGTCCCGCAAGGTCGAAGCGCGACGGGACATCCCGCTCGAACGGCCAAAGGGCGCCATCGTCGCCGTCCTGCTCGTCGCGATGTACGCGGGCTACCAGGCGCTGTTCTGGCTCATCAAGGACCCCTGGTCCGCCGTCGTCTGA